One Chryseobacterium sp. StRB126 genomic region harbors:
- a CDS encoding FtsB family cell division protein: MEENNLIKDIQPKSETFKLIQKYVLNKYTITICLFLVWMVFFDKTSFLVINELNGEIHKYEDQLEYYKKEYEKNDAFYKKLMNNKSEKEKYARENYFMKKPNEEIFILVVDSTKVAKK, from the coding sequence ATGGAAGAAAATAACCTTATCAAAGACATTCAGCCGAAATCTGAAACATTCAAACTTATCCAAAAATATGTGTTGAATAAGTATACCATTACGATCTGTCTGTTTTTGGTATGGATGGTTTTCTTCGACAAAACCTCATTTCTTGTAATTAACGAACTGAATGGTGAGATTCATAAATATGAAGATCAATTGGAGTATTATAAAAAAGAATACGAAAAGAACGATGCCTTCTATAAAAAGTTGATGAACAACAAATCAGAAAAGGAAAAATACGCAAGAGAAAATTATTTTATGAAGAAACCCAATGAAGAAATCTTCATTTTGGTAGTCGACAGTACAAAAGTCGCTAAGAAATAA
- a CDS encoding ATP synthase F0 subunit C, giving the protein MDLSTGAGLIYVGIGLAVLGVGLGIGKIGGHAMDAIARQPEQAGKIQGAMLIAAGLIEGAGLIAIIFGAFIK; this is encoded by the coding sequence ATGGATTTATCAACAGGAGCAGGATTAATTTACGTAGGTATCGGTTTGGCAGTACTAGGTGTAGGTCTAGGTATCGGTAAAATCGGTGGTCACGCAATGGACGCTATCGCTAGACAACCAGAACAAGCTGGTAAGATTCAAGGAGCAATGCTTATTGCTGCTGGTCTTATTGAAGGAGCTGGTCTTATCGCGATCATCTTTGGTGCTTTCATCAAGTAA
- a CDS encoding F0F1 ATP synthase subunit B yields the protein MGIIEPGIGLLFWMTLTFVILLFLLAKFAWKPIVNAVNERETSIVDALNQAKLAKKEMEDLKADNERIIREAKIERDAILKEAREIKDRIVGEAKDVAKAEGDKLIEAAKQTINAEKNAAMADIKTQIGALSVNIAESILKQKLDNTEAQNELVQNYINKSNLN from the coding sequence ATGGGAATTATTGAACCTGGAATTGGACTTTTGTTTTGGATGACCCTTACTTTTGTTATCCTATTATTTCTTCTAGCTAAATTCGCTTGGAAACCAATTGTAAATGCTGTTAATGAGAGAGAAACTTCTATCGTTGATGCATTAAACCAAGCTAAATTGGCTAAAAAAGAGATGGAAGATCTTAAAGCTGACAACGAAAGAATCATTCGTGAAGCTAAAATCGAAAGAGACGCTATCCTTAAAGAAGCTAGAGAAATTAAAGACAGAATCGTAGGTGAAGCTAAAGATGTTGCTAAAGCGGAAGGAGATAAACTTATTGAAGCTGCTAAGCAAACAATCAATGCTGAGAAAAATGCTGCAATGGCAGACATCAAAACTCAGATCGGTGCTTTATCTGTAAACATTGCAGAATCTATCTTGAAACAAAAGTTAGATAACACGGAAGCTCAAAACGAATTAGTTCAAAATTATATCAACAAATCTAACCTTAACTAA
- a CDS encoding methylmalonyl-CoA mutase family protein: MSNTATLPNWENLVKKQLKTEDIYPILEKENLEGIEVRPFYTEVKKTLVNLPRVEESTHLVARYHESLEEEVFAFLLDQNVENLSEKTLFVNNKELAGHITPQDEDQYFSLIDVFNEKDAMIDDQLAKELLAKGFKRSICVDISLHQNAGAAIYQQLGIALAKTKELVEVYGAEILNKLIFRIAVGSNYFFEMAKLRAFKMVFNQLSKEYGLDEIPYIFVETSLRNKAVSDNENNLIRSTLELASAMIGGADAVFTNNYLVNRSTDNSEEISFKQQIVLAYESIINVFEDAGNGSFYIEDVTQQIADKAWGLFVEMEDAGGYLELLKQGVVQKKIYDHAIEEQQWIEEGKIKLIGVNLYPKLDVKKSISDLYNEKEIKAVRWAEMFE, translated from the coding sequence ATGTCAAATACAGCTACACTTCCAAATTGGGAAAATTTAGTAAAAAAACAGCTTAAAACAGAGGATATTTATCCTATTCTGGAAAAGGAAAACCTGGAAGGAATAGAAGTAAGACCTTTCTATACAGAGGTTAAAAAAACTTTGGTAAATCTGCCAAGAGTTGAAGAAAGTACCCATTTGGTGGCTAGATATCACGAAAGTCTGGAAGAAGAAGTATTTGCATTTTTACTCGATCAGAATGTAGAAAATCTGAGCGAGAAAACCCTCTTTGTCAACAATAAAGAACTTGCAGGACATATTACCCCTCAGGATGAAGATCAATATTTTTCTTTAATTGATGTCTTCAATGAAAAAGATGCCATGATTGACGATCAATTGGCAAAAGAATTATTGGCAAAAGGATTCAAAAGAAGTATTTGTGTAGATATCTCACTGCATCAGAATGCAGGAGCTGCTATTTATCAGCAATTAGGGATTGCCTTGGCAAAAACAAAAGAGCTGGTAGAAGTATATGGAGCTGAAATTCTCAATAAATTAATCTTCAGAATTGCCGTAGGAAGTAATTACTTCTTTGAAATGGCAAAACTAAGAGCCTTTAAAATGGTTTTTAACCAGCTTTCCAAAGAATATGGATTAGATGAGATTCCTTACATCTTTGTAGAAACTTCCCTTAGAAATAAGGCTGTTTCTGATAATGAAAACAACCTGATCCGTTCTACATTAGAATTAGCTTCAGCAATGATTGGTGGGGCAGATGCAGTGTTTACAAACAATTATCTTGTAAACAGAAGTACAGATAACTCCGAGGAAATTTCTTTCAAGCAGCAGATTGTTCTGGCGTATGAAAGCATCATCAATGTGTTTGAAGATGCCGGTAACGGAAGCTTTTATATTGAAGATGTTACTCAACAGATTGCAGACAAGGCTTGGGGGTTATTTGTTGAAATGGAAGATGCCGGAGGCTATCTTGAACTTTTAAAGCAGGGAGTTGTTCAGAAAAAGATCTACGACCATGCTATTGAAGAGCAACAATGGATTGAAGAAGGAAAAATCAAACTGATTGGGGTTAATTTATACCCAAAATTAGACGTTAAAAAGTCCATTAGTGACCTTTACAACGAAAAAGAAATAAAAGCCGTTCGTTGGGCAGAAATGTTTGAATAA
- a CDS encoding hemolysin family protein, producing the protein MDSDIVRLLLALFLVLLNGFFVAAEFSIVKVRYSQIQLKAAEGDSMAKQAEHIIKHLDEYLSATQLGITLASLALGWVGESALHHIVENIFHSLNVELTQTTITTISVVTSFVLITIMHIVFGELIPKSIAIRKSEATTMATAVPLRVFYTIFKPFIWLMNSMSNGFLRLIKIHPASEQEIHSTEELQLLVKQSADSGEIEEENYEIIKNAFDFTDHSAKQIMVPRQNITSIDFEEEVNDIINTIMDSGYSRIPVYLDSIDNIIGIFYTKEIIREFVKRKGALDHEDLKDLMRDAFFVVESKKVSDLLKIFQQKKQHLAIVIDEFGGTEGIITLEDILEELVGEIQDEEDEEEKIVDKIADNTYWVKATQPLDEINEFLPKRLPLSEESEYNSLAGFILYELEDIPEENQEFDLDEYHFKILKMNNKSVELVELIYQEPNAIDSLAEKIGEV; encoded by the coding sequence ATGGACTCGGACATAGTCAGGCTTTTGCTGGCCTTATTTCTTGTATTACTAAATGGCTTCTTCGTAGCCGCAGAATTTTCAATTGTTAAAGTTCGTTACTCTCAAATTCAATTAAAAGCCGCAGAAGGGGATTCTATGGCAAAACAGGCAGAACATATTATCAAACACTTGGATGAATATCTTTCTGCTACACAATTAGGAATTACATTGGCGTCCCTTGCCCTTGGTTGGGTAGGAGAGAGTGCCCTGCATCATATTGTTGAAAATATTTTTCATTCTTTAAATGTAGAATTAACCCAAACAACCATTACTACCATTTCAGTGGTCACTAGCTTTGTGTTGATTACCATTATGCATATTGTATTTGGTGAACTTATCCCAAAATCAATAGCCATCAGAAAATCAGAAGCTACAACAATGGCTACAGCTGTACCATTGAGAGTTTTCTACACAATTTTTAAACCGTTTATCTGGTTGATGAATTCCATGTCTAATGGTTTCTTAAGACTGATAAAAATTCACCCCGCTTCAGAGCAGGAAATCCACTCTACGGAAGAGCTTCAGCTTTTGGTAAAACAAAGTGCAGACAGTGGTGAAATTGAAGAAGAGAACTACGAAATCATTAAAAATGCATTTGATTTTACAGATCACTCTGCAAAACAAATCATGGTTCCAAGACAGAATATTACTTCCATCGACTTTGAAGAAGAGGTGAATGATATTATCAATACCATTATGGATAGCGGTTATTCCCGTATTCCTGTATATCTTGATTCTATTGACAATATAATCGGTATCTTCTATACAAAGGAAATTATAAGAGAATTTGTTAAAAGAAAAGGAGCTTTAGACCATGAGGATCTTAAAGATCTGATGCGTGATGCTTTTTTCGTAGTGGAAAGCAAGAAAGTTTCAGACTTATTGAAAATTTTCCAACAAAAAAAACAACACCTTGCCATTGTTATTGACGAATTTGGTGGAACAGAAGGTATTATTACCCTTGAAGATATTCTGGAAGAATTGGTAGGAGAAATTCAGGATGAAGAGGATGAAGAAGAGAAAATTGTTGATAAAATTGCTGACAATACCTACTGGGTAAAGGCCACACAGCCTCTGGATGAAATCAATGAATTCTTACCTAAAAGGCTGCCTCTTTCTGAAGAAAGTGAATACAACTCATTAGCAGGATTTATTCTTTATGAATTGGAAGATATTCCGGAAGAAAATCAGGAATTTGATTTGGATGAATATCATTTTAAAATTCTGAAGATGAACAATAAGAGTGTGGAACTGGTTGAGTTGATATATCAGGAACCCAATGCCATTGATAGTTTAGCAGAAAAAATTGGTGAAGTTTAA
- the atpH gene encoding ATP synthase F1 subunit delta: MLTSKVAKRYAQGLLDFTNESGQTAAVFSEMKDVAKIMIESKDLNKFFLTPYIDAKKKIEVANEIFKGLSASSQNLIKLVIKHGRESQLKNIAQEFIKKVEDINGVQRVTLTTATQLSKENIDQILRSTNLVNANSNFDLKLIINQDILGGYILRVGDQQVDASVKTKLNQVKKDFQLN; the protein is encoded by the coding sequence ATGCTTACATCTAAAGTAGCGAAAAGATACGCACAGGGTTTACTTGATTTCACTAATGAATCAGGTCAGACAGCTGCCGTATTTTCTGAAATGAAAGATGTAGCGAAGATCATGATTGAATCTAAGGATTTGAACAAATTCTTCCTTACACCTTACATTGATGCAAAAAAGAAAATAGAGGTAGCAAACGAAATTTTCAAAGGATTATCAGCATCTTCCCAGAATTTGATCAAATTGGTTATTAAACACGGACGTGAAAGCCAATTAAAAAATATTGCTCAGGAATTCATCAAGAAAGTTGAAGATATCAACGGAGTACAGAGAGTAACTCTTACCACGGCTACTCAGCTTTCTAAAGAGAATATTGATCAGATTCTAAGATCTACCAACTTGGTGAATGCCAATTCAAACTTCGATTTGAAACTCATCATCAACCAAGATATTTTAGGTGGATATATCCTAAGAGTAGGAGACCAGCAGGTAGACGCGTCTGTGAAGACCAAATTGAACCAAGTTAAAAAAGATTTCCAATTAAATTAA
- the atpA gene encoding F0F1 ATP synthase subunit alpha → MAEINPAEVSAILKQQLANFDTQSNVEEVGTVLTIGDGIARVYGLENVQYGELVKFSSDVEGIVLNLEEDNVGVALLGESKLVKEGDTVRRTNRISSIKVGEGMLGRVVDTLGNPIDGKGPITGDLYEMPLERKAPGVIFRQPVTEPLQSGIVAIDAMIPVGRGQRELIIGDRQTGKTTVAIDTIINQKEFFDAGKPVYCIYVAIGQKASTVAQIVKTLSDKGALAYTVIVAANASDPVPMQVYSAMAGASIGEFFRDTGRPALIVYDDLSKQAVAYRELSLLLRRPPGREAYPGDVFYLHSRLLERAAKVIADDNIAKQMNDLPESLKPIVKGGGSLTALPIIETQAGDVSAYIPTNVISITDGQIFLESDLFNSGVRPAINVGISVSRVGGNAQIKSMKKVSGTLKLDQAQYKELEAFAKFGSDLDASTLAVISKGERNVEILKQPVNAPLPVESQVAIVYAGTENLMRNVPLNKIKEFQHEYIEFLKSKHPDTMAAIKAGKIDNDITGVLKQAANDLASKYN, encoded by the coding sequence ATGGCAGAAATAAATCCGGCAGAAGTATCTGCGATCTTAAAACAGCAATTGGCCAACTTCGATACTCAATCAAATGTTGAGGAAGTAGGTACAGTTTTAACCATCGGTGATGGTATTGCTCGTGTATACGGGTTAGAAAACGTACAATACGGAGAGTTGGTGAAATTTTCTAGTGATGTAGAAGGTATTGTACTTAACCTTGAAGAAGACAACGTGGGTGTTGCTTTATTAGGTGAAAGTAAATTAGTAAAAGAAGGGGATACAGTAAGAAGAACAAACAGAATCTCTTCTATTAAAGTAGGAGAAGGTATGTTAGGAAGAGTAGTTGATACTCTTGGTAACCCTATCGATGGTAAAGGTCCTATCACAGGAGATTTATACGAAATGCCATTAGAAAGAAAAGCTCCTGGAGTTATCTTCAGACAACCGGTAACTGAACCTTTACAGTCTGGTATCGTTGCAATTGATGCGATGATTCCTGTAGGAAGAGGTCAGAGAGAGCTTATCATTGGTGACAGACAAACAGGTAAAACTACTGTTGCGATCGATACGATCATCAACCAAAAAGAATTCTTTGATGCTGGTAAGCCAGTATATTGTATATATGTTGCTATCGGTCAGAAAGCTTCTACTGTAGCACAAATCGTTAAAACCCTTTCTGATAAAGGAGCTTTAGCTTATACGGTAATCGTTGCAGCTAACGCATCAGATCCAGTTCCAATGCAGGTATATTCTGCAATGGCAGGAGCTTCTATCGGTGAATTCTTCAGAGACACTGGTAGACCAGCACTTATCGTTTATGATGATTTATCTAAACAAGCTGTTGCTTACCGTGAGCTTTCTCTACTATTAAGAAGACCACCGGGCCGTGAAGCTTACCCTGGAGACGTTTTCTATCTTCACTCAAGACTATTGGAAAGAGCTGCAAAAGTAATTGCTGATGATAACATCGCTAAGCAAATGAACGATTTGCCAGAATCTCTTAAACCAATCGTGAAAGGAGGTGGTTCATTAACGGCTCTTCCAATCATTGAAACTCAGGCTGGTGACGTTTCTGCATATATCCCTACAAACGTAATCTCTATTACTGACGGACAGATCTTCTTGGAGTCTGATCTATTCAACTCAGGGGTTCGTCCTGCAATCAACGTAGGTATCTCTGTATCGAGAGTAGGAGGTAACGCTCAGATCAAATCAATGAAAAAAGTTTCTGGTACTCTTAAATTAGACCAGGCTCAATATAAAGAACTAGAAGCGTTTGCTAAATTCGGTTCTGATCTTGATGCTTCTACTTTAGCAGTGATCTCTAAAGGAGAAAGAAACGTAGAGATCCTTAAGCAGCCAGTAAATGCACCACTTCCTGTAGAAAGTCAGGTAGCGATCGTATATGCTGGAACAGAAAACTTAATGAGAAACGTTCCATTGAACAAGATTAAAGAATTCCAACACGAATATATCGAGTTCCTAAAATCTAAGCACCCAGATACAATGGCTGCTATCAAAGCTGGAAAAATCGATAACGATATTACCGGTGTTCTTAAGCAGGCAGCTAATGATTTAGCTTCTAAATACAACTAA
- the ffh gene encoding signal recognition particle protein yields the protein MFNSLQDKLDKALHNISGRGKITEINVAETVKEIRRALVDADVNYKVAKDLTKRVQDKALGENVLTSLTPGQLMTKIVHDELVDLMGGSQEGINLSGKPSVILIAGLQGSGKTTFSGKLANYLQTKRNKKPLLVACDVYRPAAIDQLKVLGGQINVPVYTEEGATNPSTIAENAINFAKANNHDVVIVDTAGRLAIDEQMMNEIKSVHYFIKPQETLFVVDSMTGQDAVNTAKAFNDALNFDGVVLTKLDGDTRGGAALTIRSVVEKPIKFISTGEKMEALDVFYPERMADRILGMGDVVSLVERAQEQFDEEEAKKLHKKIAKNEFGFDDFLKQINQIKKMGNMKDLMGMIPGVGKAIKDVEISDDAFKHIEAIIYSMTPEERRKPSIINTQRKNRIARGAGRKIEDVNQLMKQFDQMGKMMKMMQGPQGKQMMQMMSKMPNMPGMGGMFGK from the coding sequence ATGTTTAATAGTTTACAGGATAAATTAGACAAGGCATTACATAATATTTCCGGACGTGGAAAAATTACTGAAATCAATGTAGCGGAAACCGTAAAGGAAATCCGTAGAGCACTGGTAGATGCTGACGTTAACTATAAAGTAGCAAAGGATCTTACAAAAAGAGTTCAGGATAAGGCATTAGGCGAAAACGTTCTTACGTCCCTTACTCCGGGACAATTGATGACGAAAATCGTTCACGATGAGTTAGTAGACTTGATGGGAGGTTCTCAGGAAGGAATCAATCTTTCCGGAAAGCCATCTGTTATTCTTATCGCAGGTCTTCAGGGTTCAGGTAAGACTACTTTCTCCGGAAAGCTTGCTAATTATTTACAGACAAAAAGAAATAAAAAGCCTTTATTAGTGGCATGTGACGTTTACCGTCCTGCCGCGATTGACCAGCTGAAAGTATTAGGAGGGCAAATTAATGTTCCTGTTTATACTGAAGAAGGAGCTACAAACCCTTCTACTATTGCAGAAAATGCAATCAATTTTGCAAAGGCTAACAACCACGATGTAGTAATCGTGGATACCGCAGGTCGTTTAGCAATTGATGAGCAGATGATGAACGAGATCAAATCCGTACATTATTTCATCAAACCACAGGAAACTCTTTTCGTAGTAGACTCTATGACTGGTCAGGATGCTGTGAATACTGCTAAGGCCTTCAACGATGCATTGAATTTTGACGGAGTTGTTCTTACCAAACTAGATGGTGATACAAGAGGAGGTGCTGCTTTAACGATCCGTTCTGTAGTTGAAAAACCAATCAAATTTATCTCTACTGGAGAAAAAATGGAAGCCCTTGATGTTTTCTATCCGGAAAGGATGGCCGACAGAATCTTAGGAATGGGAGACGTTGTTTCCTTAGTAGAAAGAGCTCAGGAGCAGTTTGACGAAGAAGAAGCTAAAAAACTTCATAAGAAAATCGCTAAAAACGAGTTTGGTTTTGACGATTTCTTAAAACAGATCAACCAGATTAAAAAGATGGGTAATATGAAAGACCTGATGGGAATGATTCCTGGGGTTGGAAAAGCCATCAAGGATGTAGAAATCAGTGATGATGCATTTAAGCACATTGAAGCGATTATCTACTCTATGACGCCGGAAGAGAGAAGAAAACCTTCTATTATCAATACTCAGAGAAAAAACAGAATTGCAAGAGGGGCAGGAAGAAAGATTGAGGATGTAAACCAATTGATGAAACAATTTGATCAGATGGGTAAAATGATGAAAATGATGCAGGGACCTCAAGGAAAGCAGATGATGCAGATGATGAGCAAAATGCCGAATATGCCAGGAATGGGTGGAATGTTTGGTAAATAA
- the udk gene encoding uridine kinase produces MLVIGIAGGTGSGKTTVVDKILQQLDIEGMNILSQDNYYHDNQGLTLTEREALNYDHPKSIDFELLIKHVKALKNNEPIEQPIYSFVTHSRTGDHVTVEPKNVLVVEGILVLTNKELLKEFDLKVFVHADSDERLIRRIRRDTQERGRDLSEVLHRYQTTLKPMHQEFIEPSKNDADLIIPNMKQNSVAIDFLTTVIKNSLKKH; encoded by the coding sequence ATGCTTGTAATAGGAATTGCCGGTGGGACAGGATCCGGCAAAACTACAGTTGTTGATAAGATACTTCAGCAGCTTGATATCGAAGGAATGAATATCCTTTCACAGGATAATTATTATCACGACAACCAAGGTCTTACACTGACAGAAAGAGAGGCTTTAAATTATGACCATCCGAAGTCAATAGATTTTGAACTATTGATAAAACACGTAAAAGCTTTAAAAAATAATGAGCCGATAGAACAGCCGATTTATAGCTTTGTAACGCATTCCAGAACAGGAGATCACGTAACTGTAGAACCTAAGAATGTATTGGTAGTAGAAGGAATTCTGGTTCTTACCAACAAAGAATTACTGAAAGAATTTGATCTGAAAGTATTTGTTCATGCAGATTCTGATGAAAGGCTGATAAGGAGAATCAGGAGAGATACCCAGGAAAGAGGAAGGGATCTGAGCGAAGTATTACACCGTTATCAGACAACCTTAAAACCAATGCACCAGGAATTCATTGAGCCATCTAAAAATGATGCTGATCTTATTATCCCAAATATGAAACAGAATTCCGTAGCCATTGATTTTTTAACTACTGTTATTAAAAACTCGTTGAAAAAACATTAA
- the atpG gene encoding ATP synthase F1 subunit gamma, with product MANLKEIRGRITSISSTMQITRAMKMVSAAKLKKAQDAIVMLRPYSEKLQELIQNVNSSSDPDQVSVYAQKREVKRILFIAVTSNRGLAGAFNSSIVKELNLQFQKNSQYEIEVLPVGKKVYDAVRRNRSVYANGSSVYDNLNFDTVAHITEGVMASFKEGKFDEVYVIYNKFVNAATQEVTTEQLLPISMPETTEPQVETDYIFEPNKTEILDNLIPKSIKTQVFKSILDSVASEHGARMTAMHKATDNAEALRNDLKIFYNKARQAAITNEILEIVSGAEALKNS from the coding sequence ATGGCAAACTTAAAAGAAATACGAGGCAGAATTACGTCAATTTCATCTACGATGCAGATTACACGTGCTATGAAGATGGTTTCCGCTGCGAAACTTAAAAAAGCACAGGACGCAATCGTAATGTTAAGACCTTATTCTGAAAAATTACAGGAGCTTATCCAGAATGTAAATTCTAGTTCTGATCCTGACCAGGTTTCTGTATATGCTCAGAAAAGAGAGGTTAAAAGAATACTTTTCATCGCTGTTACTTCAAACAGAGGTCTTGCGGGAGCTTTTAACTCTTCAATTGTAAAAGAGCTTAACCTTCAGTTTCAGAAGAACTCTCAGTATGAGATTGAAGTTCTTCCTGTAGGAAAAAAAGTATATGATGCTGTAAGAAGAAATCGTTCAGTATATGCTAATGGAAGTTCTGTGTATGATAATTTGAACTTTGATACTGTTGCTCATATTACAGAAGGAGTAATGGCTAGCTTCAAAGAAGGTAAATTTGACGAAGTTTATGTTATTTATAACAAATTCGTTAATGCAGCAACTCAGGAAGTAACTACAGAGCAGCTTCTTCCCATCTCAATGCCTGAAACTACAGAACCACAGGTTGAAACAGATTACATCTTTGAACCTAACAAAACTGAGATCTTAGATAACTTAATTCCAAAGTCTATCAAAACTCAGGTTTTCAAATCAATCTTAGATTCAGTAGCATCTGAGCACGGAGCTAGAATGACTGCAATGCACAAAGCAACAGATAATGCAGAAGCTTTGAGAAATGATCTTAAGATCTTCTATAACAAAGCAAGACAGGCTGCAATTACCAACGAAATCTTGGAAATTGTTTCCGGAGCAGAAGCTTTGAAAAATTCGTAA
- the atpB gene encoding F0F1 ATP synthase subunit A, which produces MNRKISSLFFAFLFVFISSLASAQHESEGEKSAEKVENKEVKDGFNATTMIMEHIGDSNEWHLWTTKDDSGEEHHVSIPLPVIIKDNEGWHTFLSSSIAHGHEHDGYTLEHGQVVSTKGVEKATLFSIISGKQKSNEVFFDLSVTKNAASMFLSVLFMAVVFIGMARNYKKSQLPKGIGKFMEPVIVFIRDEVAIPNIGSVKYKRYMPYLLTAFFFIWINNLFGLIPFFPFGANLTGNIAITAVLAIITLLITLFSANKDYWKHIFMPPVPILLYPIMVPIEIIGIFTKPFALMMRLFANVTAGHIMILAIVSLIFIFKTPLLGFASVPLALFVSVLELLVAALQAYIFTVLSALFIGIAVAEHEHEHGHEEHAH; this is translated from the coding sequence ATGAACAGAAAAATTTCTTCATTATTTTTCGCATTTTTATTTGTGTTTATAAGCAGTTTAGCTTCTGCTCAACACGAATCTGAAGGAGAGAAATCAGCGGAAAAAGTAGAGAACAAAGAAGTGAAAGACGGCTTCAATGCGACCACGATGATCATGGAACACATTGGTGATTCTAATGAATGGCATTTATGGACTACAAAAGATGACAGTGGTGAAGAACATCACGTTTCTATCCCTTTGCCTGTTATCATCAAAGATAATGAAGGCTGGCATACTTTTCTTTCTAGTAGTATTGCTCACGGACACGAACATGATGGATATACTTTAGAACACGGGCAGGTAGTTTCTACTAAAGGTGTTGAGAAAGCTACATTATTTTCAATCATCAGTGGGAAGCAAAAATCAAACGAAGTGTTTTTTGATCTTTCAGTAACAAAAAACGCGGCTTCAATGTTCTTGTCAGTACTTTTTATGGCAGTAGTGTTCATAGGAATGGCAAGAAACTATAAAAAATCACAACTTCCAAAAGGTATCGGGAAATTTATGGAGCCAGTGATTGTGTTTATCAGAGACGAGGTGGCTATTCCAAACATCGGGTCTGTTAAATATAAAAGATATATGCCTTATTTATTAACTGCATTTTTCTTTATCTGGATTAACAACCTTTTTGGATTGATTCCTTTCTTCCCTTTTGGAGCAAACCTTACTGGTAACATTGCAATCACAGCAGTATTAGCAATCATTACCTTATTAATTACATTATTCAGTGCAAATAAAGATTACTGGAAACACATCTTTATGCCGCCGGTTCCAATCTTATTGTACCCAATTATGGTTCCAATCGAGATTATCGGAATCTTTACAAAGCCTTTCGCTTTAATGATGCGACTTTTCGCTAACGTTACAGCGGGACACATTATGATCTTGGCGATCGTTTCATTGATCTTCATTTTCAAAACTCCGTTATTAGGATTTGCATCTGTACCATTAGCACTATTCGTTTCAGTATTGGAATTATTGGTAGCAGCATTGCAAGCATATATCTTCACTGTATTATCCGCACTATTTATCGGAATCGCAGTGGCAGAACACGAACATGAGCACGGTCACGAAGAGCACGCTCACTAA
- a CDS encoding ATP-dependent Clp protease adaptor ClpS → MNFYNTIKDYEDPKRQYEEDVLVLDDTDDVYKLVLHNDDIHTFDYVIDSLIEICKHTWEQAEQCTMLVHYKGKCTVKTGSLDLLKPMHEKLLSRELTSEIL, encoded by the coding sequence ATGAATTTTTATAATACGATAAAAGACTATGAAGATCCGAAACGTCAGTATGAAGAAGACGTTCTGGTACTGGACGATACGGATGATGTCTACAAGTTGGTTTTGCATAATGATGATATTCACACCTTCGATTATGTTATCGATAGCCTGATTGAAATATGCAAACATACATGGGAACAGGCAGAACAATGTACAATGCTTGTCCATTATAAGGGCAAATGTACCGTAAAAACAGGCTCATTAGATCTTTTGAAGCCTATGCACGAAAAATTACTTTCACGCGAATTAACAAGTGAAATCCTATAA